From Brachionichthys hirsutus isolate HB-005 chromosome 7, CSIRO-AGI_Bhir_v1, whole genome shotgun sequence, the proteins below share one genomic window:
- the lhcgr gene encoding lutropin-choriogonadotropic hormone receptor: MRTSLPALSLLIALGFYGRRGVSAFACPRICRCFSHTIRCNNVTQGSADSALTMDHREKRLFFYHLSLHTISSHSFEGLRGVQRIEIAQSLTLKNIETLAFNDLLSLYEISIQNAKGLMHIGRRTFNNLPKLHYLSISNTGIKFFPDFTSIHSLESEFILDICDNLYLLEIPPNAFNGMAKEYVTMNMYNNGIREIHNHAFNGTKIDKLVLKNNRNLRVIHRDAFAGATGPGVLDVSATALTNLPPQGLESVLVLFAQSAYALKSLPPLQGLWSLREAHLTYNSHCCALLSWDSHRDPPINPAHTIGFHNCGDGDPSSRAQHVAGDSAETTLVKDVPFFPYDDLFAEAEGYGDVNFHYPELYFCQTRSTLVCTPEEDAFNPCEDIAGFSFLRVAIWFINILAITGNLTVLLISFLSRNKLTVPRFLMCHLAFADLCIGIYLFMIATVDLRTRGRYSQHAIAWQTGPGCSTAGFLSVFGGELSVFTLCSITVERWHTVTNALQVERHLALAQAASIMAVGWLICLGMALLPLIGVSSYSKVSMCLPMDIETPLAQAYVIIMLFFNVGAFVVVCACYALIYLSLKKPDLPRRSADTKIAKRMAVLIFTDFLCMAPISFFAISAAFKVPLITVTNSKILLVLFFPINSCANPFLYAIFTKAFRKEACHLVSTVGCCNSKASVHHVKAYCGKGSSRSNSGSKHRGSGTGVRLAVMAGQSCHLKEERDLT, encoded by the exons ATGCGGACGTCGCTGCCAGCCCTCTCGCTCCTCATCGCTTTGGGCTTTTACGGGCGCAGAGGTGTTTCTGCTTTCGCCTGCCCGAGGATCTGCCGCTGCTTCTCCCACACGATCAGATGCAACAATGTCACGCAAGGGTCAGCGGACTCCGCGCTGACGATGGATCACAGAGAGAAGAGACT ctttttctaTCACCTGTCGTTGCACACAATTTCAAGCCATTCATTTGAGGGGCTGAGAGGAGTCCAGAGGAT TGAGATTGCTCAAAGTTTGACCCTGAAAAACATCGAGACGCTAGCGTTTAATGACCTCCTCAGCCTCTACGAAAT CTCAATCCAGAACGCAAAGGGCCTGATGCACATCGGCAGAAGGACTTTTAACAACCTTCCTAAACTGCATTACTT GAGCATCTCCAATACTGGAATAAAGTTCTTTCCTGACTTTACATCTATTCATTCTCTTGAATCCGAGTTCATCTT GGATATATGCGATAATCTCTATCTACTGGAAATACCTCCAAATGCTTTCAATGGAATGGCAAAAGAATATGTTACGAT GAATATGTACAACAACGGCATCAGAGAAATACATAACCACGCCTTCAACGGGACAAAGATCGATAAGCT GGTATTGAAGAATAACCGAAACCTCAGAGTGATCCACAGAGATGCTTTTGCAGGCGCCACAGGGCCTGGAGTCTT GGATGTGTCGGCGACTGCTCTCACAAATTTACCACCCCAGGGACTGGAGTCTGTTCTGGTCCTTTTTGCCCAGTCAGCGTACGCGCTGAAGAGCTTGCCTCCTCTTCAGGGACTGTGGAGCCTCCGAGAGGCACATCTCACCTACAACAGTCACTGCTGTGCACTGCTGAGCTGGGACAGCCACAG GGACCCGCCCATCAACCCTGCACATACTATTGGCTTTCACAACTGTGGTGACGGAGATCCGTCATCAAG GGCTCAGCACGTGGCTGGAGATTCCGCGGAAACAACTCTAGTCAAGGATGTTCCATTTTTTCCATACGACGATTTGTTTGCAGAGGCGGAAGGATACGGAGACGTGAATTTCCACTATCCAGAGCTGTACTTCTGTCAGACCCGATCGACTCTGGTTTGCACGCCCGAAGAAGACGCTTTCAACCCCTGTGAGGACATTGCAGGTTTCAGTTTTCTCAGAGTGGCCATTTGGTTTATCAACATACTTGCCATCACAGGTAATCTGACAGTCCTCCTGATCTCCTTCCTGAGCCGCAACAAGCTGACGGTGCCTCGTTTCCTCATGTGCCACCTGGCTTTTGCAGATCTCTGCATTGGGATCTACCTTTTCATGATTGCCACGGTAGACTTGCGGACACGCGGACGCTACAGCCAACATGCTATAGCGTGGCAAACAGGGCCCGGCTGTAGCACCGCaggcttcctgtctgtgtttggtgGGGAGCTGTCAGTCTTCACACTTTGCTCCATCACTGTGGAGCGCTGGCACACCGTCACCAATGCGCTGCAGGTCGAACGACACCTGGCACTCGCACAGGCAGCAAGTATAATGGCGGTTGGGTGGCTCATCTGTCTGGGGATGGCGTTGCTGCCCCTGATTGGTGTGAGCAGCTACAGCAAAGTCAGCATGTGCTTACCCATGGACATTGAAACCCCATTGGCACAGGCCTACGTCATAATCATGCTGTTCTTCAATGTGGGGGCCTTCGTTGTGGTTTGTGCCTGTTATGCTCTGATCTATCTGTCATTAAAGAAGCCCGACCTCCCCAGAAGAAGCGCAGACACCAAGATTGCAAAGCGCATGGCTGTGCTCATCTTCACAGATTTCCTCTGCATGGCTCCCATCTCCTTTTTTGCCATCTCTGCTGCATTCAAGGTTCCCCTCATCACAGTGACCAATTCTAAGATTCTGTTGGTCCTCTTCTTCCCCATCAATTCTTGTGCCAACCCCTTCCTCTACGCTATCTTCACCAAGGCATTCCGAAAGGAAGCATGTCACCTCGTGAGCACCGTGGGCTGCTGTAACAGCAAGGCCAGTGTCCATCACGTGAAGGCCTACTGTGGCAAAGGCTCAAGCAGGAGCAACTCTGGATCCAAACATAGAGGATCGGGAACAGGAGTGAGACTGGCTGTGATGGCTGGTCAGAGCTGTCAcctgaaagaggagagggatcTCACCTGA
- the sft2d1 gene encoding vesicle transport protein SFT2A, translating into MDKLRRVLSGQEENEERGLTSQVLDASSLSYSTRVKWFFICFVAGILLSILGTALLFIPGGGFKLFAVFYTLGNLAALGSTCFLMGPLKQLKRMFEPTRLIATIVMLLCFVLTLCAVFWWDKKPLAILFCVLQFLAMTWYSISYIPFARDAVMKCFTTCLS; encoded by the exons ATGGACAAGCTTCGCCGAGTGTTAAGTGGCcaagaagaaaatgaagagcGAGGTCTGACTTCACAG GTCCTTGACGCCAGCTCCCTCAGCTACAGCACCAGGGTGAAATGGTTCTTTATATGCTTCGTGGCAGGCATCCTGCTTTCAATACTG GGTACAGCGCTGCTTTTCATTCCAGGGGGTGGATTCAAGCTTTTCGCCGTCTTCTACACGCTAGGGAACCTGGCAGCTCTTGGCAG CACCTGCTTCCTGATGGGACCCCTAAAACAGCTGAAGCGCATGTTTGAGCCAACGCGACTGATCGCCACGATCGTCATGCTG CTCTGCTTCGTCTTAACGCTTTGTGCAGTGTTCTGG TGGGATAAAAAGCCTCTGGCTATCCTCTTCTGTGTTCTGCAGTTTTTGGCAATGACTTG gTATAGCATCTCTTACATTCCATTTGCCAG GGATGCGGTGATGAAATGCTTCACAACCTGTCTGAGTTAG